The genomic stretch AGAAAATAACCTCTATATTATATTTGCCTTCATGTGAAGCACTTGGCGAAGATAAGATTATATTTATGGATAGATTGCAAAACTATCCTTCGCATAATTTTATAGAACAGCATCCTGTTCAGGATAAAATGTTTACATTGAGTAACTTTGGATTCTATCTGTTTCTAATAAAGCTTGCTATCCATTTTACTAGAATTAGAGATGGTGTTGATAGAGAAGTTGAATCGCCCAGTTAGTAACTATTCACACCCCCCTCCCATATTCTGATTCCCAGAACGAAGAATCAGGTAGTTACCCTCAAAGTAATCGAGATTTACTAAGGGGGAGTGAACGGTTACCCCAGTTAAGAGAATTTTTTTGATCATCTTGTCTATTGACAAGACACAAAAGGAGGCCGCCAGCCCGCAATGGACGACCCTTTCCCTTTCTCCCGTTCACAACCCTCCTTCCCCCTCCCTAACAACCTCCATGAAAAGAACTTTGCAGCCCGTAACTCAGGAGTTTTCCCCCTCCAATCTTACAAATTATGAACCGTTCCGTTGACAAAATGACAAAAATGAGATAATTATGTTTGGCTAAATCTGTAGCAGAGCTTGTCAATGTATCAGCATTTTTTGTTTCAGTTGTCATTTAGTACTCCTACCGTTTTCTGATTCAGTGCTCATTCGGTTTACCGGAACATAACGATCAGAGAATATAATTGCTCAATGTGGTGATGGTATGTCAAAGAAAACATTTGAAATCAATCCTGGATTCAGCGCTGAAGTGGTTGCAGAACCCGGTGGTCAGCACCTGAACTCCTGTTTTTCCTGCGGTGCCTGTTCCGGTGCCTGCCCGGTCAGTCAGGCTGTTCCTGATTTTGATCCCCGCAAGATCATCCACATGGTTCGTATGGGTATGGAGGAGCGTTTGCTGAACTCCGATCTGCTGTGGTATTGTTCCGGTTGCCGCAGCTGTGTCTTTGTCTGTCCGCAGGATGTCAGCTTTGCCGATATCATGGGGACTTTGGCTGGTTTGGCCTTGAAAAAGGGATACATTACAGAAGAGCAGTTGGTGGAAAAAGGCAAGGCCGCTCAAGTGCAGCGTGACCTTTGTGTTTCCTGCCTGACCTGCGTTCGGGTCTGCCCGTGGGAAGTGCCCAAGATTGATGAAGGCGGAATTGCAGCGATTAATGTGACGGACTGTAAAGCCTGCGGTATCTGCGTTGCAGAATGTCCCGCGAAAGCCATTACCCTGAATGAATCCGAGGACGAGCGACTGATCGCCGCCTGCGGAACTAATTAATATACGTGGAGCAGATTCGATGAGTTTTACACCGGACATACGTTTGTTCAGCTGTCATTATACCTCTCAGCAAAGTTGCGCCGATGAGGGGCATGAGCTTCAGCAGTTAAACTTTCCCGAGAATATCAAGATGACCCGCGTCGTCTGTACCGGAAAACTTGAGGAAACAACTCTCCTCAAGGCCTTTGAGGACGGAGCTGATGGAGTCTATGTGGTCGGATGTCCGGCTGACGGATGTCATAATGTAAAGGGCAGCCAACGGGCCGCCAAACGTGTGGAAGCCGTACGCTCGGCCTTGGGTGAGCTTGGTGTGGAAAAGGAACGGGCAAAAATGTTTTTTCTTCCGCGCGGACTGCATCCTGAATTTGTTGATGCGGCACAGGAAATGAATGACAAAATTACCGCATTAGGACCGTCTCCTTTTTGATAAGGGGGATTCCCAAAAAACAAGTTCCCCGTTTTCGATATGTAGGGGCAGGCCCCTGTGCCTGCCCGATAGACAAGGGCGAACACAGGGGTTCGCCCCTACGACTTTTTCAGGAGTTTCATAATGATTATTGCTGAACGGAAGCCTTTGGCTGAAATAATAGAGATGGTTCAGGATTGTAAAAAGATTCTGGTACTGGCCTGTCGGGGCTGCGTAACAGTCTGTTCCGCAGGCGGAGAGCGGGAGGCCGAGATCTTGGCCTCGCTCATTCGGCTCGGCCTGAAAAAGGCAGGGAAGAGCGCAGAGGTCTTTGATGCCTCTCTGGTTCGTCAATGCGATAAAGAATATATTGACGCCATTGATCAGTTCAAGGGGCAGTACGATGCGATTGTATCCACGGCCTGCGGCGTCGGGGTCAACTTCATTGCGAATCTGCGTCCTGAGGATAATGTATTCCCGGCATTGAACACCACCTTTTTCGGTGGTTCTGCCGAGCAGGGCATCTGGAGTGAACAATGCGCTGGTTGTGGAGACTGTGTTCTGCACCTCACCGGCGGACTGTGCCCGGTGGCTCGTTGCGCTAAAAGCTTGATGAACGGCCCCTGTGGTGGTTCAGTCAGTGGGCGTTGCGAAATCCACTCTGAGACGGATTGTGTATGGCAGATGATTTATGATCGCATGGGCCGCCTCCAACGCCAAGGGGAGATGACCACCTCAGCGCCTATTCGTGATTGGTCCACATCCAGGCATGGTGGTCCACGTACGCAGGTGAGAGAGGATCTCACCGTGTAGCATGCAGCAACGCGAACAGGAAATTTTATTGACAAACAGGGATCATTCCGGCATAACGGAAAGATTCCTGTTTTTTTGTTTGAGCGAAACTGGATTTATGACCGAGGAGCGGCCCTTGGTCGCTCCAAAAGAAAAAGTCTTCATAGGTATATGAATAATGCGTTTTTTTCTGTCACCAACTCGAAAAATCCTTCAGGCGGCTATCATCTTCGGTATTCTGCTGGTGGCTACCAGCTCGGGATTCTGTCAAGGTGATGATGATCCGATTAATATTGAAGCGGATCGCATGATTTCTCAGGAAGAGAAAAATTCTGTCGTTTTTATTGGTAATGTTGATGCAAGTCAGGGTAAGGTGACCATCCGCACTGATGAGATGACGATTTATTATCAGCCCAATGATCCAAAGAAAGCAAAAGATCAGTCCCGTCAGGTGGAAAAAATGATCTGCGTTGGTAAGGTTAAAATCACCCAGGAAGACTGGCTTGGCACAGGTGATCGGATGGAATATTATGCCGATGCACGTAAGGTGATTCTGCATGGAAATGCTAAGACTTGGCAGGGAAAAAATATGGTGTCAGGAAAAACCATCACCTATTATCTTGATGAAAAGCGGTCTGAAGTTGAACGTGCCCAGACAACAACGGGAAAAGGCAAGAAACAGGAACGGGTTAAAGCTACTATCGTTCCGAATTCTGAGAAGAAAAAGAAATAATGGAACCCGTCTCCATCCTGGAAACCAGGAATCTGGTCAAAGAGTATCGCGCCCGCCGGGTGGTGGATCAGGTGAATCTGCAAGTGCAGAACGGCTCTATAGTTGGCCTGTTAGGGCCGAACGGTGCTGGTAAGACCACCACTTTCTACTCTATTGTCGGTTTTATCCGACCGACATCGGGAGCTATCTTTCTTGATAAGAGAGAAATTCAGGGGCTTCCTATTCATCGTCGTGCGTCCAGGGGGATTACTTATCTGGCACAGGAGCCGTCGGTTTTTAAAAAATTAACGGTTGAAGAGAATGTTCGGATTGTCCTGGAGCCACTTGGATTAACTCGTAATGAAATTAACAATCGCATCAGCGAGCTAATGGCAGAGCTCAAGATAGAATATCTGGCTAAAAATAAAGGGCATGCTCTTTCCGGTGGGGAGAGGAGAAGGGTGGAGATTATGCGGGCCTTGGCTACTCGACCCCGTTTTATTCTGCTTGATGAGCCCTTTGCTGGCGTTGATCCCCTTTCCGTTGCTGATTTACAGCAGATTATTCGGGGACTGAAGGCCAAAGGGCTGGGCGTGTTAATTTCAGATCATAATGTTCGAGAAACATTGCAGGTGTGCGACTTTGCCTATATAATGAATGCAGGGCAAATTCTTACCAGCGGCGTTGCTGATGATATTATTCAGAGTGAATTGGCTAAGAAGATGTATCTTGGCGAAAATTTTACTATGTAGAGGCAGGTCGTTGCAATGACATATATTTTATGTTTTTTTCTCAATGAGTCTTGAACTCCGACAGCAAGTAAAACTTACCCAAAAATTAGTTATGACGCAGCAGTTGCGTCAGGCTATTAAACTTCTGCAGCTGAATCGCTTGGAACTGACCAATGCGCTGCACGAAGAACTGGCACAGAACCCTATGTTGGAGGAGGTTGTTGCTGTTCAGGAAAATATCAGTAATCCTGATTCGTTATCTGCCGAAGAGGTTCCGGGGGCTGCTGCTGAGTCGGTAGCCACTTCCCAGGTTTCTGGAGATGATCCGAAAACCGTGGCCGAGGTTGACTGGGAAGATTACTCCAATAATTTTGATTCTGATTTCTCCTTTGCCAAGGAAGTTCCGCCTGCCGACGCTCCGTCGCAGTTTGATTTTATCTCAGCCGCTCCCGGCCTACTTTCCTTTCTGGAATGGCAGCTTTCCCATATTAAACTTGACGAAACAGACCAGGATCTGGCCATCTTTATCCTCGGCAACCTGAACGGGCATGGATTATTTGAAGCATCTATCGAGGATATCTGTGACTATGCAGGGTGCAGTCATGAAGAAGCCGAAGGGATGCTGCGGTTGGTGCAAAGTCTTGATCCGCCAGGAGTAGCTGCGCGTGACCTCCGCGAATCCTTGTTGCTCCAGCTGGAGCGGAAGGGGATGGAAGAGGACTTGGCCTATATGCTGGTTGCTGAGCATCTTGATGAGTTACAGACCCATAATTTCACCAAGATTGCCGCGAAAATTGACTACACTGCCCGTGAAGTCCGTAATGCTTTCGCTGTAATTACCTCATTAACGCCA from Candidatus Electrothrix communis encodes the following:
- the lptB gene encoding LPS export ABC transporter ATP-binding protein is translated as MEPVSILETRNLVKEYRARRVVDQVNLQVQNGSIVGLLGPNGAGKTTTFYSIVGFIRPTSGAIFLDKREIQGLPIHRRASRGITYLAQEPSVFKKLTVEENVRIVLEPLGLTRNEINNRISELMAELKIEYLAKNKGHALSGGERRRVEIMRALATRPRFILLDEPFAGVDPLSVADLQQIIRGLKAKGLGVLISDHNVRETLQVCDFAYIMNAGQILTSGVADDIIQSELAKKMYLGENFTM
- the rpoN gene encoding RNA polymerase factor sigma-54, with translation MSLELRQQVKLTQKLVMTQQLRQAIKLLQLNRLELTNALHEELAQNPMLEEVVAVQENISNPDSLSAEEVPGAAAESVATSQVSGDDPKTVAEVDWEDYSNNFDSDFSFAKEVPPADAPSQFDFISAAPGLLSFLEWQLSHIKLDETDQDLAIFILGNLNGHGLFEASIEDICDYAGCSHEEAEGMLRLVQSLDPPGVAARDLRESLLLQLERKGMEEDLAYMLVAEHLDELQTHNFTKIAAKIDYTAREVRNAFAVITSLTPYPGNEYSNEQTNYVIPDVYLYQLDGEFIIQLNNDGMPLLQLSTEYKDIIKNKSKKGGDPKGYLTEQKRHAQNFINSVHYRQNSIYKVMRSLLKFQHDFFEKGPGYLKPLVLNDVAQDIGLHESTVSRITSNKYVHTPQGLYELKYFFSSAVSTTDGNLVASEAIKNRIRLLIQQEAPEKPLSDNSISELLKEEGVKVARRTVAKYRDQLKILPVKHRRKSR
- a CDS encoding 4Fe-4S dicluster domain-containing protein yields the protein MSKKTFEINPGFSAEVVAEPGGQHLNSCFSCGACSGACPVSQAVPDFDPRKIIHMVRMGMEERLLNSDLLWYCSGCRSCVFVCPQDVSFADIMGTLAGLALKKGYITEEQLVEKGKAAQVQRDLCVSCLTCVRVCPWEVPKIDEGGIAAINVTDCKACGICVAECPAKAITLNESEDERLIAACGTN
- a CDS encoding hydrogenase iron-sulfur subunit; translated protein: MSFTPDIRLFSCHYTSQQSCADEGHELQQLNFPENIKMTRVVCTGKLEETTLLKAFEDGADGVYVVGCPADGCHNVKGSQRAAKRVEAVRSALGELGVEKERAKMFFLPRGLHPEFVDAAQEMNDKITALGPSPF
- the lptA gene encoding lipopolysaccharide transport periplasmic protein LptA, which codes for MRFFLSPTRKILQAAIIFGILLVATSSGFCQGDDDPINIEADRMISQEEKNSVVFIGNVDASQGKVTIRTDEMTIYYQPNDPKKAKDQSRQVEKMICVGKVKITQEDWLGTGDRMEYYADARKVILHGNAKTWQGKNMVSGKTITYYLDEKRSEVERAQTTTGKGKKQERVKATIVPNSEKKKK
- a CDS encoding methylenetetrahydrofolate reductase C-terminal domain-containing protein yields the protein MIIAERKPLAEIIEMVQDCKKILVLACRGCVTVCSAGGEREAEILASLIRLGLKKAGKSAEVFDASLVRQCDKEYIDAIDQFKGQYDAIVSTACGVGVNFIANLRPEDNVFPALNTTFFGGSAEQGIWSEQCAGCGDCVLHLTGGLCPVARCAKSLMNGPCGGSVSGRCEIHSETDCVWQMIYDRMGRLQRQGEMTTSAPIRDWSTSRHGGPRTQVREDLTV